A part of Melittangium boletus DSM 14713 genomic DNA contains:
- a CDS encoding efflux RND transporter permease subunit has protein sequence MNRLIRWSIDNRLLVVAASVLLLVLGIETARKMPVDVFPDLTAPTVTVLTEAHGLAPEEVETLVTVPIETSVNGATGVRRVRSASGVGISIVWVEFDWGTDIYTARQVVNEKLQLVASQLPADVPPPTLAPISSVMGEILFLSVSWSKDALARDAAGREAQMMEARSAADWVLRKRLLSVAGVSQVVPIGGAVKQYQVLLRPEALQALQVSFEQVAHALRTTNQNASGGFYVEGGQEYLLRAVGRARSVQDVANTVVTVRAGQPITVGQVADVRVGPKPKRGEGSANAQPAVILAVMKQPDANTLELTRRLDAVLDDIQRTLPQGMVIHRDIFRQSDFISVAVHNVSVALRDGAILVAVILLVFLMNPRATFISLMAIPLSLVVAVLVLKAFGVTLNTMTIGGLTIAIGALVDDAIIDVENVFRRLRENAHLPEGQRRSAFDVIYRASVEVRGSIVFATLIIVLVFVPLFFLSGLEGRMLAPLGLAYIVAITASLVVAVTVTPALCAYLLPRARSLGHEEGLVLRWLKARYQPLLAWALARPKGILAGAGLAFLATLAIVPFLGRSFLPEFNEGTLTLNVVTLPGTSLEESDKLGRRVEQALLAIPEVASTSRRTGRAELDEHAQDVNAAELDVSLDFSKSHRGKEELLVAMRQSLAQVPGAVITIGQPLSHRIDHMLSGSRSAIALKLFGDDLDTLRELAERVKKVAEGTPGAVDVSIEQQVDIPELEIRTDRDAVARYGLTTGEVAEAVERAFAGQTVSSVLEGQRAVDLVVRLDDASRADLDAIASTLIDTPAGPRIPLKMLATLTRESGPNTISREGVQRKMVVQANVAGRDLSAVVDDLKGRVSREVPFPEGYYIVYGGQFESAEEAARRIALLSVGVVVGIFLLLVVAFASVRNALLTLINLPLALIGGVVAVALTSGVVSVASLVGFITLFGIATRNGILLVSHFEHLMTEESKSLPEAVVQGSMERLAPILMTALCAGLALVPLVIAGDAAGNEIQAPMGVVILGGLLSSTFLNMLVVPVLFQLYGRPPMARAATAPGEVCPPGLPAGS, from the coding sequence ATGAATCGCCTCATCCGCTGGTCCATCGACAACCGCCTGCTGGTGGTAGCGGCCTCCGTGCTGCTGCTCGTCCTGGGCATCGAGACCGCCCGGAAGATGCCGGTGGACGTCTTCCCGGATCTCACCGCGCCCACCGTCACGGTCCTCACCGAGGCGCATGGCCTCGCTCCCGAGGAAGTGGAGACGCTCGTCACCGTCCCCATCGAGACATCGGTGAATGGTGCCACGGGCGTGCGTCGGGTGCGCTCGGCGTCTGGAGTCGGCATCTCCATTGTCTGGGTGGAGTTCGACTGGGGCACCGACATCTACACCGCCCGGCAGGTGGTGAACGAGAAGCTGCAACTCGTCGCCTCGCAGCTCCCGGCGGACGTGCCGCCGCCCACCCTGGCGCCCATCTCCTCGGTGATGGGGGAGATCCTCTTCCTGTCTGTCTCCTGGAGCAAGGACGCGCTGGCGCGGGACGCGGCGGGGCGCGAGGCTCAGATGATGGAGGCGCGGAGCGCGGCGGACTGGGTGCTGCGCAAGCGTCTGCTGTCGGTGGCGGGCGTCTCCCAGGTCGTGCCCATTGGTGGAGCGGTGAAGCAGTACCAGGTGCTGCTGCGGCCCGAGGCGCTCCAGGCGCTCCAGGTCAGCTTCGAGCAGGTGGCGCACGCGCTGCGGACGACGAACCAGAATGCCTCTGGCGGCTTCTACGTGGAGGGAGGGCAGGAGTACCTGCTGCGGGCCGTGGGGCGGGCGCGGAGCGTGCAGGACGTCGCCAACACGGTCGTTACCGTGCGCGCGGGCCAGCCCATCACCGTGGGGCAGGTGGCGGACGTGAGGGTGGGCCCCAAGCCCAAGCGAGGGGAGGGGAGCGCCAACGCGCAACCCGCCGTCATCCTCGCGGTGATGAAGCAGCCGGACGCCAACACGCTGGAGCTCACCCGGCGCCTGGACGCGGTGCTGGACGACATCCAGCGCACCCTTCCCCAGGGCATGGTCATCCACCGCGACATCTTCCGGCAGTCGGACTTCATCTCGGTGGCGGTGCACAACGTGTCCGTGGCGCTGCGCGACGGTGCCATCCTCGTGGCCGTCATCCTGCTCGTCTTCTTGATGAACCCGCGGGCGACGTTCATCTCGCTCATGGCCATTCCGTTGTCGCTGGTGGTGGCGGTGCTGGTGCTCAAGGCATTCGGCGTCACGCTCAACACCATGACCATCGGAGGGCTGACCATCGCCATCGGGGCGCTGGTGGACGACGCCATCATCGACGTGGAGAACGTCTTCCGGCGTCTGCGGGAGAACGCGCACCTGCCCGAGGGGCAGCGCCGCTCCGCCTTCGACGTCATCTACCGGGCCTCGGTGGAGGTGCGCGGTTCCATCGTCTTCGCCACCCTCATCATCGTCCTCGTCTTCGTGCCACTCTTCTTCCTGTCGGGCCTGGAGGGACGGATGCTGGCGCCGCTGGGACTGGCCTACATCGTGGCCATCACCGCGTCGCTCGTCGTGGCGGTAACCGTCACCCCCGCCCTGTGCGCCTACCTGCTGCCCCGGGCCCGCTCGTTGGGCCACGAGGAAGGGCTGGTGCTGCGCTGGCTGAAGGCTCGCTACCAGCCGCTCCTCGCGTGGGCGTTGGCGCGGCCGAAGGGGATTCTCGCCGGGGCTGGCCTGGCCTTCCTGGCCACGCTCGCCATCGTCCCGTTCCTCGGGCGCTCCTTCTTGCCCGAGTTCAACGAGGGGACGCTCACCCTCAACGTCGTTACCCTGCCGGGCACTTCGCTGGAGGAGTCGGACAAGCTCGGCCGGCGGGTGGAGCAGGCGCTGCTGGCCATCCCCGAGGTGGCATCCACCTCCCGGCGCACGGGCCGCGCGGAACTGGACGAGCATGCCCAGGACGTCAACGCGGCGGAGCTCGACGTGAGCCTGGACTTCTCCAAGAGCCACCGCGGCAAGGAGGAACTGCTGGTGGCGATGCGCCAGTCGCTTGCCCAGGTGCCGGGGGCCGTCATCACCATCGGCCAGCCGCTCTCCCACCGCATCGACCACATGCTCTCGGGCTCCCGGTCCGCCATCGCGCTGAAGCTCTTCGGGGATGACCTGGACACGCTGCGCGAGCTGGCCGAGCGGGTGAAGAAGGTGGCCGAGGGCACCCCGGGGGCGGTGGACGTCTCCATCGAGCAGCAGGTGGACATCCCCGAACTGGAGATCCGCACCGACCGGGACGCCGTGGCGCGCTATGGGCTCACCACGGGAGAAGTGGCCGAGGCGGTGGAGCGAGCCTTCGCCGGACAGACGGTGAGCTCGGTGCTGGAGGGCCAGCGGGCGGTGGACCTGGTGGTGCGCCTGGACGACGCCTCTCGGGCGGATCTGGATGCGATTGCCTCCACGCTCATCGACACCCCCGCGGGGCCTCGCATTCCGCTGAAGATGTTGGCGACCCTCACGCGCGAGTCCGGCCCCAACACCATCAGTCGCGAGGGTGTGCAGCGCAAGATGGTGGTGCAGGCCAACGTGGCGGGGCGGGACCTGTCCGCCGTTGTGGACGACCTGAAGGGCCGAGTTTCCCGCGAGGTACCGTTTCCCGAGGGGTATTACATCGTTTACGGCGGCCAGTTCGAGAGCGCCGAGGAAGCGGCCCGTCGCATCGCCCTGCTCAGCGTGGGGGTGGTGGTGGGCATCTTCCTGCTGTTGGTGGTGGCCTTCGCCTCGGTGCGCAACGCGCTCCTCACCCTCATCAACCTGCCGCTGGCGCTCATCGGCGGAGTGGTGGCGGTGGCGCTCACTTCCGGGGTGGTGAGCGTGGCCTCGCTGGTGGGCTTCATCACCCTGTTCGGCATCGCCACGCGCAACGGCATCCTCCTGGTGAGCCACTTCGAGCACCTGATGACGGAGGAGAGCAAGAGCCTTCCCGAAGCGGTGGTGCAGGGCTCGATGGAGCGTCTGGCGCCCATCCTCATGACGGCGCTGTGCGCGGGGCTCGCGCTGGTGCCGCTCGTCATCGCCGGAGACGCGGCGGGCAATGAAATCCAGGCCCCCATGGGCGTGGTCATCCTGGGCGGGCTGCTCTCCTCCACTTTCCTCAACATGCTGGTGGTGCCGGTGCTCTTCCAACTCTACGGCAGGCCCCCCATGGCTCGGGCGGCCACGGCGCCTGGCGAGGTCTGCCCACCAGGGTTGCCGGCGGGGTCATGA
- a CDS encoding AraC family transcriptional regulator: protein MPLFVRRIPHPDFQPPSGPAVATFSLLLLVTAGRGRGRHLEQVELSAGDVHFIPAGVTNHVLDPGTLEGWAVAFDPTLPGSLGLEFLPSVPGLQAERKPDLLRSLAVRGLLRVRPGVTRRRRIERLIQAMDTELREAPWGWEGAMRAHFCLLLTEIVREVRESTPRLPPLLGGVVRDALVFMEAHCLEPISLQDVAAAVDRAPSHVAHAIRRETGLTVSDWLREHRVAEARRLLLETTASVERISGQVGYGDVTHFIRSFRRVQGMTPGMWRGRHRQAGS, encoded by the coding sequence GTGCCCCTGTTCGTCCGGCGCATTCCCCATCCGGACTTCCAGCCTCCGTCCGGGCCCGCGGTCGCGACCTTCTCCCTGCTGCTGCTGGTGACGGCGGGGCGGGGCAGGGGCCGCCACCTGGAGCAGGTGGAGTTGAGTGCCGGGGACGTCCACTTCATTCCGGCGGGCGTGACGAACCACGTGCTCGATCCGGGCACGCTGGAAGGCTGGGCCGTGGCGTTCGATCCCACGCTGCCGGGCTCGCTCGGTCTGGAGTTCCTTCCCTCGGTGCCGGGGCTCCAGGCGGAGCGCAAGCCCGACCTGCTGCGCAGCCTCGCCGTTCGAGGGCTGCTCCGGGTGAGACCCGGCGTCACCCGGCGGCGGCGCATCGAGCGGCTCATCCAGGCGATGGACACCGAGTTGCGCGAGGCGCCCTGGGGCTGGGAGGGCGCGATGCGGGCCCACTTCTGTCTGCTGCTCACGGAGATCGTCCGCGAGGTCCGCGAGAGCACGCCCCGGCTTCCCCCCTTGCTCGGCGGGGTGGTGCGTGACGCGCTCGTCTTCATGGAGGCCCACTGTCTGGAGCCCATCTCGCTTCAGGACGTGGCGGCGGCGGTGGATCGAGCACCTTCCCATGTGGCCCACGCCATCCGCCGGGAGACGGGACTGACCGTGAGTGACTGGCTGCGAGAGCATCGCGTGGCCGAGGCCCGGCGGCTGCTCCTGGAGACGACGGCGAGCGTGGAGCGGATCTCCGGACAGGTGGGTTATGGGGATGTGACCCATTTCATCCGCAGCTTCCGGCGCGTGCAGGGAATGACGCCCGGGATGTGGCGCGGGCGCCATCGCCAGGCGGGCTCCTGA
- a CDS encoding macrolide family glycosyltransferase has protein sequence MKILFFPVPAHGHVNPMLPLARELVSRGDEVLFYVTPEFEAVVRATGASVRFLDKALSIREDLSGPGGGPPRFQQIIPELLGLMSLGLREAPRMAEQARAEKADGVVYDPIAPWGRAIAHLLGVPAAIFQTSFAMSSPWIQREMKKTFNGRPPLAALRPLLEMQWNALMLELRHGVPRLGMKGMFAHAEGLNIIPVPRSYQPDAELFDARHLFVGPAVAPRGDSGDFPLEQLEGKPVLFVSLGTSPMNQQPDFYKACFEAFRDTRWQVVMACGKNLDPARLGPTPSNFIVRQRVPQVEILSKARVFLTHGGMNSTMEGLWHGVPLAVFPQFGDQPINAARVTNMGLGATLTPQDALTPRVLRETVERLDTDPGYRTRMAGFQKELQEAGGQRRAADALQAYVAARQGPSRRAA, from the coding sequence ATGAAGATCCTGTTTTTTCCCGTCCCCGCCCATGGCCACGTCAACCCGATGCTCCCCCTCGCGCGGGAGTTGGTGTCGCGCGGCGATGAAGTCCTCTTCTATGTGACGCCGGAGTTCGAGGCCGTGGTGCGTGCCACGGGGGCCTCGGTCCGCTTCCTCGACAAGGCCCTGTCCATTCGCGAGGACCTGTCCGGCCCCGGAGGGGGCCCGCCGCGCTTCCAGCAGATCATTCCCGAGCTGCTCGGCCTGATGAGCCTGGGTCTGCGCGAGGCGCCCCGGATGGCGGAGCAGGCACGCGCGGAGAAGGCCGACGGCGTGGTCTACGATCCCATAGCGCCCTGGGGCCGTGCCATCGCCCATCTCCTCGGCGTGCCCGCGGCCATCTTCCAGACGAGCTTCGCGATGAGTTCTCCGTGGATCCAGCGCGAGATGAAGAAGACGTTCAACGGCCGGCCACCGCTCGCGGCGTTGCGGCCCCTGCTCGAGATGCAGTGGAACGCGTTGATGCTGGAGCTGCGCCACGGCGTGCCGCGCCTGGGCATGAAGGGCATGTTCGCCCACGCGGAGGGCTTGAACATCATCCCCGTGCCGCGCAGCTACCAGCCGGATGCCGAGCTGTTCGACGCGCGCCACCTGTTCGTGGGCCCCGCGGTGGCGCCGAGAGGGGATAGCGGGGACTTCCCCCTGGAGCAGCTGGAGGGCAAGCCCGTGCTGTTCGTCTCCCTGGGCACCTCGCCCATGAATCAGCAGCCGGACTTCTACAAGGCGTGCTTCGAGGCCTTCCGCGACACGCGCTGGCAGGTGGTGATGGCGTGCGGCAAGAATCTGGATCCGGCCCGGCTGGGTCCCACGCCCTCCAACTTCATCGTGCGCCAGCGCGTGCCCCAGGTGGAGATCCTGTCCAAGGCCCGTGTCTTCCTCACCCATGGGGGCATGAACTCCACCATGGAGGGCTTGTGGCACGGGGTGCCCCTGGCTGTTTTTCCTCAGTTCGGGGATCAGCCCATCAACGCCGCGCGGGTGACGAACATGGGGCTGGGCGCCACCCTGACGCCCCAGGACGCCCTGACGCCCCGGGTGCTGCGGGAGACGGTGGAGCGGCTCGACACGGATCCGGGCTACCGCACGCGCATGGCCGGGTTCCAGAAGGAGCTCCAGGAGGCGGGGGGACAGCGCCGCGCGGCGGATGCGCTCCAGGCCTATGTCGCGGCCCGTCAAGGCCCCTCGCGCCGGGCTGCTTGA
- a CDS encoding pyridoxal phosphate-dependent decarboxylase family protein produces the protein MSKSPRLASQGLSHTDVLSRMRDMRAEDANWREGKTWSLVYNAGEDVRRVAAEAYTEFMSENGLSPLAFPSLRRFEAEVLAIAAELFHGDTAAGTMTSGGTESILMAVKTARDFARAERGITEPEVVLPASVHPAFQKAAHYFGVKPVNVPVAADFRADVDATRAAIGPRTVLVVGSAPSYPHGVMDPIPELAALAQERGVLFHVDACLGGFLLPFAKRLGHELIDFDFAVPGVTSLSADLHKYGYAAKGASVVLYRTPELRRHQFFTYAGWSGGLYISPSMAGTRPGGAIAAAWAVLKYLGEEGYLRLAGQVLDTARALREGIASVPGLKLVGRPSLSIFAFTSDSLDVYALGDAMEARGWKLDRQMSPPALHLMVTPAHAAVVGPFLSDLRACAASLTSGEPAPDGSAAMYGMLGSIPDRSEAEGFLLQFMDGIYSGE, from the coding sequence ATGTCGAAGAGTCCCCGCCTGGCGTCCCAGGGGCTGAGTCACACGGATGTGCTCTCACGGATGCGCGACATGCGCGCCGAGGACGCCAACTGGCGGGAAGGCAAGACGTGGAGCCTCGTCTACAACGCGGGTGAGGATGTGCGCCGGGTGGCCGCCGAGGCCTACACCGAATTCATGTCCGAGAATGGCCTGAGCCCCCTGGCCTTTCCCAGCCTGCGGCGCTTCGAGGCCGAGGTGCTGGCCATCGCGGCGGAGCTCTTCCACGGGGACACGGCCGCCGGAACGATGACGTCGGGCGGCACCGAGTCCATCCTCATGGCCGTCAAGACGGCGCGGGACTTCGCCCGGGCCGAGCGCGGCATCACCGAGCCGGAGGTGGTGCTGCCCGCGTCCGTGCACCCGGCCTTCCAGAAGGCCGCCCACTACTTCGGCGTCAAGCCGGTGAACGTGCCCGTGGCGGCGGACTTCCGCGCGGATGTGGACGCCACGCGCGCCGCGATCGGTCCGCGCACCGTGCTCGTGGTGGGCTCGGCGCCGTCCTATCCCCATGGTGTCATGGATCCCATCCCCGAGCTGGCCGCCCTGGCCCAGGAGCGGGGCGTGCTCTTCCACGTGGATGCCTGCCTCGGGGGATTCCTGCTGCCCTTCGCGAAGCGGCTCGGCCACGAGCTCATCGACTTCGACTTCGCCGTGCCCGGCGTCACCAGCCTGTCCGCGGACCTGCACAAGTACGGGTACGCGGCCAAGGGCGCCTCCGTGGTGCTCTACCGCACGCCCGAGCTGCGGCGGCATCAGTTCTTCACCTACGCCGGGTGGAGCGGCGGCCTGTACATCTCGCCCTCCATGGCGGGCACGCGTCCCGGCGGGGCCATCGCCGCGGCGTGGGCCGTGCTGAAATACCTCGGGGAGGAGGGCTACCTGCGGCTCGCGGGCCAGGTGCTCGACACGGCCCGGGCGTTGCGCGAGGGCATCGCGTCCGTGCCGGGGTTGAAGCTGGTGGGCCGGCCCTCGCTCAGCATCTTCGCCTTCACCTCGGACTCCCTGGACGTGTACGCGCTGGGGGATGCCATGGAGGCGCGCGGCTGGAAGTTGGATCGGCAGATGTCGCCGCCCGCGCTGCACCTGATGGTGACGCCCGCTCACGCGGCGGTGGTGGGGCCCTTCCTCTCGGACCTGCGCGCGTGCGCCGCGAGCCTCACCTCCGGAGAGCCCGCGCCGGATGGCAGCGCCGCCATGTACGGCATGCTGGGCTCCATTCCGGATCGCAGCGAAGCCGAGGGCTTCCTGTTGCAATTCATGGACGGAATCTACTCGGGCGAATGA
- a CDS encoding DUF819 family protein, which produces MTAPLQLLALVGFPGLALLAARHLKPVAWVGPVVVCYAFGILLGNLPGWRPDVRLSLSVSEAAVPLAIPLLLFSTDVPRWSRLARPTLVSFVLACLSAMVGAAGVGLLSQEGSDEWWKMSGMLVGVYTGGTANMNAIGLALRVREETLILLNTADIVVGAVYLLFLVTVAQRVALLFLKPFPNPSGWDDAADEAGARESRGSRARGMALAFLLAALIVGASVGASFLALGGLEPPVVLLLITSLSLGASFVPAVRRLAGSYALGDYALLVFCVAVGTLAEASRLRDAGVFVFAFCAAVVIVSVGLHFALAALFRIDADTALITSTATIFGPPFIGPVARALGNRELVVSGLTTGLMGYAVGTYLGLAVAWLLRP; this is translated from the coding sequence ATGACGGCACCCCTCCAGCTCCTGGCCCTGGTGGGCTTTCCCGGGCTCGCCCTGCTCGCCGCGCGCCACCTCAAGCCCGTGGCCTGGGTGGGGCCCGTGGTCGTCTGCTACGCCTTTGGCATCCTCCTGGGCAACCTGCCCGGGTGGAGGCCCGACGTGCGGCTGAGCCTGTCGGTGAGCGAGGCCGCCGTGCCGCTCGCCATTCCGCTCCTGCTCTTCTCCACGGACGTGCCCCGGTGGTCACGGCTGGCCCGGCCCACGCTGGTGTCCTTCGTCCTCGCGTGCCTGTCCGCCATGGTGGGCGCCGCGGGGGTGGGGCTCCTCTCCCAGGAGGGCTCGGACGAGTGGTGGAAGATGTCCGGCATGCTGGTGGGCGTCTACACGGGCGGCACCGCCAACATGAACGCCATCGGACTGGCGCTCCGGGTGCGCGAGGAAACGCTCATCCTCCTCAACACCGCGGACATCGTCGTGGGGGCCGTGTACCTGCTCTTCCTCGTCACGGTGGCCCAGCGCGTGGCGCTGCTCTTCCTCAAGCCCTTTCCCAACCCCTCCGGCTGGGATGACGCGGCGGACGAGGCGGGGGCGCGGGAATCGCGCGGGAGCCGGGCGCGGGGCATGGCGCTGGCCTTCCTCCTGGCGGCGCTCATCGTGGGTGCGTCCGTGGGCGCATCGTTCCTGGCCCTGGGCGGGTTGGAGCCGCCGGTGGTCCTGCTGCTCATCACCTCGCTGAGCCTGGGGGCTTCCTTCGTGCCCGCCGTGCGGCGGCTGGCGGGCAGCTACGCGCTGGGTGACTACGCGCTGCTCGTCTTCTGCGTGGCGGTGGGGACGCTCGCGGAGGCGAGCCGTCTGCGGGACGCGGGCGTGTTCGTCTTCGCCTTCTGCGCGGCGGTGGTGATCGTATCCGTGGGGCTGCACTTCGCCCTCGCGGCGCTCTTCCGCATCGACGCGGACACCGCGCTCATCACCTCCACCGCCACCATCTTCGGGCCGCCCTTCATCGGGCCGGTGGCACGCGCGCTCGGCAACCGCGAGCTCGTGGTGTCCGGGCTCACCACGGGCCTCATGGGCTACGCGGTGGGCACCTACCTGGGATTGGCCGTGGCCTGGCTGCTGCGGCCCTGA
- the omp85 gene encoding Omp85 family outer membrane protein has translation MSPIRTTWAAVMWGVLATSAGAQTPPPPEPVPPREVEAPPIAEASLVRTGWSVQGLPLLNYNSDEGLGYGARLMLVDRGDGTDRPYRMAIVAQFFQTTRGVATHRLFLDAPRVFSSSWRLGVSVGLLNDRFSPYFGLGEQAEYTPAFAACEDRAALKSEPDVCPGNPDFRGLRYYTFDQRTLPSIMVNGRRPLSGPWQLVLGYRFRLTTVRTRYGADDLGQARQSRLEEDVRAGRLVGLGDNPSGPTLVRTGELNAGLILDLRDNEPAPVRGMFHELALRGASPGTGSAFTYGGASLNLRFYYPLFTERLVAALRLFGDVVAGDVPFPLLSTFTGIEWREGFGGIGGVYSARGILKNRLQGQAKLLGNGELRWKFLAVEPGGQRLDFTLIAFLDGGKAWEDPRFQNGSPALYGGGGGLRIAWDENFIVRADYGVSPRDGTTGFYLDFNHLF, from the coding sequence ATGTCTCCGATTCGAACGACGTGGGCGGCGGTGATGTGGGGCGTGTTGGCCACCTCGGCGGGAGCCCAGACGCCGCCTCCTCCGGAGCCCGTTCCTCCCCGGGAGGTGGAGGCGCCGCCTATCGCCGAGGCCTCGCTGGTGCGCACGGGGTGGAGCGTGCAGGGGCTGCCCCTGCTCAACTACAACAGCGACGAGGGACTGGGCTATGGCGCCCGGCTGATGCTGGTGGACCGGGGCGATGGCACGGACCGGCCCTACCGGATGGCGATCGTCGCGCAGTTCTTCCAGACGACCCGAGGCGTGGCCACCCACCGCTTGTTCCTGGACGCGCCGCGCGTGTTCTCCTCGAGCTGGCGGCTGGGCGTGTCGGTGGGCCTGCTCAATGATCGATTCTCCCCGTACTTCGGCCTGGGCGAGCAGGCGGAGTACACGCCCGCGTTCGCGGCCTGCGAGGATCGCGCCGCGCTCAAGTCCGAGCCAGACGTGTGCCCCGGCAACCCGGACTTCCGGGGCCTGCGCTACTACACCTTCGATCAGCGCACCCTGCCGAGCATCATGGTGAACGGGCGCCGGCCGCTCAGTGGCCCGTGGCAACTGGTGCTGGGCTACCGCTTCCGGTTGACCACGGTGCGCACGCGCTACGGCGCGGATGACCTGGGGCAGGCGAGGCAGTCGCGGCTGGAGGAGGACGTGCGCGCGGGCCGGCTGGTGGGCCTGGGCGACAACCCCTCGGGGCCCACGCTCGTGCGCACGGGCGAGCTGAACGCGGGGTTGATCCTGGACCTGCGCGACAACGAGCCGGCGCCGGTGCGCGGCATGTTCCACGAGCTCGCCTTGAGAGGGGCCTCGCCGGGGACGGGGAGTGCCTTCACCTATGGCGGCGCCTCGCTCAACCTGCGCTTCTACTACCCGCTGTTCACCGAGCGGCTGGTGGCGGCCCTGCGGCTCTTCGGGGACGTGGTGGCCGGGGACGTGCCCTTCCCGTTGTTGAGCACGTTCACGGGCATCGAGTGGCGCGAGGGGTTCGGAGGAATCGGCGGCGTGTACTCGGCGCGCGGCATCCTCAAGAACCGGCTCCAGGGGCAGGCGAAGCTGCTGGGCAACGGCGAGCTGCGCTGGAAGTTCCTGGCCGTGGAGCCGGGAGGGCAGCGGCTGGATTTCACGCTCATCGCCTTCCTGGACGGCGGCAAGGCCTGGGAGGACCCTCGCTTCCAGAATGGCAGTCCTGCGCTCTATGGCGGCGGGGGAGGGCTGCGCATCGCCTGGGATGAGAACTTCATCGTCCGGGCGGACTACGGCGTCAGCCCCCGGGATGGCACCACGGGCTTCTACCTGGACTTCAACCACCTGTTCTGA